A single window of Chloracidobacterium thermophilum B DNA harbors:
- a CDS encoding HEAT repeat domain-containing protein, with protein sequence MVAVSSRGWRPAKRWRWGRLGGGLLLVLGLSPALVGGQSLAAGAAPMKEAVADERQANLEAARLILEQGLKERNPDHRCEAVIALSLTRVENNPFPLLETALADKDVYVQVAACATLAGLSDPRALPLLRQALGSETPEVAFAAAKALYAQGDEEGRQALLDVAIGERQARSGYFSVQRRNLLRTMKTPGGFFRLAFRYGIGFAPVPGLGMGLSSLAGLLADANISGRAQAIAALPPVRDQETVAMLREALTDEDWAVRAAAVHALAVSDQSLAVHDLVPLFQDRKEAVRYRAAAAYLRLATPPAASARPPAKKPRPGRRRG encoded by the coding sequence ATGGTAGCTGTGTCCAGCCGCGGCTGGAGACCGGCGAAGCGGTGGCGCTGGGGACGCCTGGGCGGCGGGCTGTTGCTCGTGCTTGGGCTGTCGCCAGCGCTTGTGGGCGGCCAGTCGCTGGCGGCCGGGGCCGCTCCGATGAAGGAAGCAGTTGCCGACGAACGGCAGGCGAACCTCGAAGCGGCGCGCCTGATCCTGGAGCAGGGGCTGAAGGAAAGAAATCCCGACCACCGATGTGAAGCCGTCATCGCACTGAGCCTGACCCGCGTCGAGAACAATCCCTTTCCGTTGCTTGAAACCGCCCTGGCCGACAAGGATGTGTACGTTCAGGTGGCCGCCTGCGCGACGCTGGCCGGGCTGTCCGATCCGCGCGCGCTGCCGCTGCTCCGGCAGGCGCTTGGCAGCGAGACACCCGAAGTGGCCTTTGCTGCAGCTAAGGCCCTGTATGCCCAGGGAGATGAAGAGGGGCGGCAGGCGCTGCTCGATGTCGCCATAGGGGAGCGTCAGGCCAGGTCGGGTTACTTTTCGGTACAGCGGCGCAACCTGTTGCGTACGATGAAGACACCGGGTGGTTTTTTTCGTCTGGCCTTTCGCTACGGGATCGGTTTTGCGCCCGTGCCGGGGCTGGGGATGGGACTGTCTTCGCTTGCCGGGCTGCTGGCCGATGCCAACATTTCGGGCCGCGCCCAGGCCATTGCCGCCCTGCCGCCTGTCCGGGACCAGGAGACCGTCGCCATGCTGCGCGAGGCGCTGACGGATGAGGACTGGGCCGTGCGTGCGGCGGCCGTCCACGCGCTGGCGGTCAGTGACCAGAGCCTGGCGGTGCATGATCTCGTGCCGCTGTTTCAGGACAGGAAGGAAGCCGTACGGTATCGCGCGGCGGCGGCGTATCTCCGCCTGGCGACGCCGCCGGCAGCGTCAGCGCGCCCGCCGGCCAAGAAGCCACGTCCGGGGCGTCGCCGGGGTTGA